Proteins found in one bacterium genomic segment:
- a CDS encoding SUMF1/EgtB/PvdO family nonheme iron enzyme encodes MPNSLFALLCALLLVAHGARCEGEPRGLLRAPAIAGVEALSGESALVWWTSVDGAITRVQVLVNEHSWGGYEPRTECSADRGWIVVNGLQPHRHYRLALSSTDAADSSLPGPAFDYTHNPPLVNWVFVPGGDFEMGDSLDTEAGRHPVNLPSYMLSAAEVTNREYLAYCMLDSVPPPEDPGFTHLREYVRHYPEYPVLNVTWGNAAGYCNFLSRRMGLRPCYDSSGALLPENGVRLPTEAEWERAAGLAGVYPWGDTAPTADRAAFAPGKEDTFRTLAGPRPVESYPASPSGFYDLAGNVWEWCNDWYAPYFEHAMADTNPRGPTSGIYKVLRGGSWADSAATMRAANRARLTPDVTMSTVGFRVARSFSVSSPTVLNATHAEEHNALAK; translated from the coding sequence ATGCCCAATAGTCTGTTCGCCTTGCTCTGTGCGCTGCTGCTTGTAGCCCACGGCGCTCGCTGTGAAGGCGAGCCGCGTGGCCTGCTGCGCGCGCCGGCCATTGCCGGCGTAGAGGCGCTCAGCGGGGAAAGCGCACTGGTGTGGTGGACGAGTGTGGACGGGGCGATTACGCGCGTGCAGGTGCTGGTGAATGAGCATTCCTGGGGCGGATACGAACCCCGAACCGAATGTAGTGCGGATCGCGGCTGGATCGTGGTCAATGGCTTGCAGCCGCACCGGCATTACCGGCTGGCCCTTTCCTCGACCGATGCCGCCGACTCGAGCCTGCCCGGTCCGGCGTTCGATTACACGCACAATCCGCCGCTGGTCAACTGGGTGTTTGTGCCCGGCGGTGACTTTGAGATGGGAGACTCGCTGGATACGGAAGCGGGCCGCCATCCGGTGAATTTGCCGTCCTACATGTTGTCCGCAGCGGAGGTCACCAATCGCGAGTATTTAGCGTATTGCATGCTGGATTCGGTACCGCCGCCCGAAGATCCGGGGTTTACGCATCTTCGAGAATACGTGCGCCATTACCCGGAATATCCGGTGCTGAATGTCACGTGGGGGAACGCCGCGGGCTACTGCAATTTTCTCTCGCGGCGCATGGGGCTGCGGCCCTGCTATGACAGTAGCGGGGCGTTGCTCCCGGAGAACGGAGTGCGGTTGCCCACCGAGGCGGAGTGGGAGCGTGCGGCGGGGCTGGCAGGGGTTTATCCGTGGGGAGACACTGCGCCGACCGCCGACCGCGCCGCCTTCGCCCCGGGCAAGGAAGACACGTTCCGCACGCTTGCGGGTCCACGCCCGGTGGAAAGCTATCCGGCATCGCCGAGCGGCTTCTACGATCTGGCGGGCAACGTGTGGGAGTGGTGCAATGACTGGTATGCGCCGTACTTCGAGCACGCAATGGCCGATACCAATCCGCGCGGCCCGACTTCCGGAATCTATAAAGTGCTGCGCGGAGGATCGTGGGCCGATTCCGCCGCCACCATGCGTGCCGCCAATCGCGCGCGGCTCACGCCGGATGTCACGATGAGCACTGTCGGCTTTCGTGTGGCCCGGTCCTTTTCCGTTTCGTCACCCACCGTGCTGAACGCAACCCATGCTGAGGAACACAATGCGCTGGCGAAGTAG
- a CDS encoding formylglycine-generating enzyme family protein produces MRWRSSFLLFPLLLISISAAIADSPDSGTSPKAGEAIPPLVNPNAPAAFDARANMAWIEGRDITWSLPDPAGRKRQKEGPKRTTAGFYMDRTEVSNQEYAQFLSASDSNSVFFDPRMDIVLLARSQYRAKSGRESFPVAWVDWMAAYAFAKWAGKSLPTEDEWMIAALDGRALRTDTTLYVWKDSTQCNRLNVTGFPGRMAAGSFPQGITTSGLSDLAGNVAEWTLSEETSSAQNSKPQTWVVVKGGSFLDTAQNMTVYSRALRDRAERLSSVGFRCILRESHTR; encoded by the coding sequence ATGCGCTGGCGAAGTAGCTTCCTCCTTTTCCCTTTGCTGCTGATCTCCATATCGGCTGCCATTGCCGATTCTCCGGATTCCGGAACATCCCCCAAAGCCGGCGAGGCCATTCCGCCGCTCGTGAACCCCAACGCTCCGGCGGCTTTCGACGCGCGGGCGAACATGGCATGGATTGAAGGCCGCGACATTACGTGGTCGCTTCCCGATCCGGCGGGGCGCAAGCGGCAGAAGGAAGGCCCCAAGCGCACTACGGCGGGGTTTTACATGGACCGGACGGAAGTGAGCAACCAGGAATACGCGCAATTCCTCTCCGCGTCGGACTCCAATAGCGTCTTCTTCGATCCGCGTATGGACATCGTGCTGCTCGCGCGCAGCCAGTACCGCGCCAAGTCAGGCCGCGAGAGTTTTCCCGTGGCGTGGGTGGACTGGATGGCGGCCTATGCCTTTGCCAAATGGGCGGGGAAGAGCCTGCCGACCGAAGATGAATGGATGATCGCGGCGCTCGATGGACGCGCGTTGCGCACGGACACCACGCTGTACGTGTGGAAAGACAGCACGCAGTGCAACCGTCTTAATGTGACCGGATTTCCCGGGCGCATGGCGGCGGGATCCTTTCCACAGGGCATCACGACGTCCGGACTTTCCGATCTGGCGGGCAACGTGGCGGAGTGGACCTTGAGTGAGGAGACCTCATCGGCCCAGAACAGCAAGCCGCAGACGTGGGTGGTGGTGAAAGGCGGCAGTTTCCTCGATACTGCGCAGAACATGACCGTCTACAGCCGCGCGCTGCGGGATCGCGCCGAGCGCCTGTCTTCTGTCGGTTTCCGCTGTATCCTTCGTGAGTCGCATACCCGGTGA
- a CDS encoding SUMF1/EgtB/PvdO family nonheme iron enzyme — translation MNRAVIIAVLLLVLTGQAISAGTAYARRRAVRRGPVLKTEIRSDCAVGLSWRSYPDTLYLERRADGDDLFSIVVVLAPHQTRFTDSTLVPNSPAWYRLRPAAARYISEFGPEAGVTISLSAPPRPKLVRIAVDSVEVKMDTANVLAVRVLVERKIGGMYTVVGHMPRGSHAFSDGGVGTGSQFYRLRYEGVRYTSPPSPADSILMDISVPANVTLTYESDHAVIVSWLPTLPWACMYDIEKRSTEGIHVYRTDLGAQQWTDNSLRYAQRSYYRVRAVSGVDTSMYSPPVSAYYVLRPAMDLHTDPVHDPVVNLIWSDADSLTATYVVERSADSVHFDAIATLTGHEFTYADSLNTRGQRRYYRVRSVATNGVTAISDVVSEYIPRLNEGMVFIPDTSLGSSFYCDALETSAASFAEYCRATGRELPEDPAFPGHPDYWSPSNPLPAVNVSWNDAVAFCNWRSLSTGLQPAYDAFGRILPGGNGYRLMDRSHFTLVLHTAADTSANVQDTHSGHGEPTVPISTYGPHPLAYNLIGNVWEWVNDSIADGGRLILGGAYCTSRRFAGELPEFCYRADYMSPTIGFRCILPARLP, via the coding sequence GTGAACCGCGCCGTTATTATAGCCGTGCTGCTGCTGGTGTTGACCGGGCAGGCCATTTCCGCCGGGACCGCTTACGCTCGCCGCCGGGCGGTGCGGCGCGGTCCGGTGTTGAAGACCGAGATCCGTTCCGATTGCGCGGTGGGGCTTTCGTGGCGCAGTTATCCGGATACGCTGTATCTTGAACGCCGCGCAGATGGGGACGATCTGTTTTCCATCGTCGTTGTATTGGCACCGCACCAGACGCGCTTCACGGACAGCACACTGGTGCCCAACAGCCCCGCGTGGTACCGATTGCGTCCTGCCGCCGCGCGCTACATTTCGGAATTCGGTCCCGAGGCGGGCGTTACCATTTCCCTCTCCGCGCCGCCACGGCCCAAGCTGGTGCGGATTGCGGTGGATTCGGTGGAAGTCAAAATGGATACCGCCAATGTGCTCGCCGTGCGTGTACTGGTGGAACGGAAGATCGGCGGCATGTATACCGTGGTCGGGCACATGCCACGCGGCAGCCATGCCTTCAGCGACGGCGGCGTGGGCACCGGCAGTCAGTTCTACCGGCTGCGCTATGAGGGCGTGCGCTACACCAGCCCGCCTTCGCCCGCAGACAGCATTCTGATGGATATTTCCGTGCCCGCAAACGTCACACTGACCTACGAGAGCGACCATGCGGTCATCGTAAGCTGGCTGCCAACCTTGCCGTGGGCCTGCATGTACGATATCGAGAAGCGATCCACCGAAGGCATTCATGTGTACCGTACAGACCTTGGCGCGCAGCAATGGACCGACAACAGTTTGCGCTATGCCCAGCGGTCCTACTACCGCGTGCGCGCGGTGAGCGGCGTGGACACGAGCATGTACTCTCCGCCGGTGTCGGCGTACTACGTTCTGCGCCCTGCGATGGATCTGCATACCGATCCGGTGCATGATCCGGTGGTGAATCTGATCTGGAGCGACGCCGATTCTCTGACCGCGACATATGTTGTCGAACGCTCCGCCGACAGTGTGCATTTCGATGCCATCGCCACGCTCACAGGCCACGAGTTTACCTACGCCGATTCATTGAACACACGCGGTCAGCGCCGCTACTACCGCGTGCGGAGCGTCGCCACCAATGGCGTCACGGCCATCTCGGATGTGGTATCCGAGTACATTCCGCGCCTGAATGAAGGCATGGTGTTCATTCCCGACACGTCTCTCGGCTCCAGTTTTTACTGTGACGCGCTGGAAACAAGCGCAGCGTCCTTCGCGGAGTACTGCCGCGCTACGGGCCGCGAACTGCCGGAAGATCCTGCCTTCCCCGGTCATCCGGATTACTGGTCGCCGAGCAATCCGTTGCCTGCGGTGAATGTTTCCTGGAATGATGCCGTGGCCTTTTGCAACTGGCGCAGCCTGTCGACGGGACTTCAGCCGGCATACGATGCCTTTGGCCGCATTCTTCCCGGCGGAAACGGGTACCGGCTGATGGACCGCAGCCACTTTACTCTGGTGCTGCACACGGCGGCGGATACCAGCGCCAACGTGCAGGACACGCACAGTGGCCATGGCGAACCCACAGTGCCGATTTCGACCTACGGCCCTCACCCCTTGGCCTACAACCTGATCGGCAACGTGTGGGAGTGGGTGAATGATTCGATTGCCGATGGCGGGCGGTTGATTCTCGGCGGCGCCTACTGCACATCGCGCCGCTTCGCCGGAGAGCTTCCGGAATTCTGTTACCGCGCCGACTATATGTCTCCCACTATCGGCTTCCGTTGCATTTTGCCCGCACGGCTCCCGTAG
- a CDS encoding thiamine pyrophosphate-requiring protein codes for MATTASDYLVHRLYQWGVRLIYGYPGDGINGLMGALNRAKNKVRFIQSRHEELAAFQACAHAKFTGRVGVCMATSGPGAIHLLNGLYDAKMDHQPVVAIVGQQSTTAMGADYQQEVDLLSLFKDVAHHYVQMASSPVQIRQLVDRAMRIARAERTVTCIIIPNDVQEMEAVESPERKHGNVYTGIGYREPLEIPKEQDLKDAAEVLNAGKKVALLVGAGALQATDEVMEVADLLGAGVAKALLGKAVLPDGLPYVTGSIGLLGTKPSWEMMNTCDTLFMIGSGFPYSEFLPKEGQAKGVQIDIKARQLSSRFAMTVNLQGDSARTLRALIPFLHRKVDRSWRNHIEQTVAEWWKVMEARAHHSANPINPQRLFWELSSRLPDNCILTCDSGTSASWFARDLKIRRGMMASLSGNLATMCPGVPYAMAAKFAYPDRVAIALVGDGAMQMLGINCLISIAKYWKEWKDPRLVVLVLNNHDLNMVTWEQRIMSGDPKFPASQDIMPIPYAQFANLLGLGGIMLDNPEKIGHAWDDALSADRPVLIDAHCDPDVPPIPPHISFEQAKGFMSAMYKGDPNARGVLTQTAKELIDTEFTR; via the coding sequence ATGGCCACAACCGCCAGCGATTACTTAGTCCATCGCCTGTATCAATGGGGGGTGCGGCTTATTTATGGCTATCCCGGCGACGGGATCAACGGTTTAATGGGCGCACTGAATCGGGCCAAAAATAAGGTCCGTTTTATTCAGTCGCGTCATGAGGAGTTGGCGGCCTTCCAAGCCTGTGCTCATGCCAAGTTCACCGGACGCGTGGGCGTCTGCATGGCCACGTCGGGTCCCGGAGCCATTCACCTGCTCAACGGCCTGTATGATGCCAAGATGGATCATCAGCCCGTAGTGGCCATTGTCGGCCAGCAGTCGACTACCGCCATGGGCGCGGATTATCAGCAGGAAGTGGATCTACTCTCGCTCTTTAAAGATGTGGCGCACCACTATGTTCAGATGGCGAGTTCGCCGGTGCAGATCCGACAGCTCGTGGATCGCGCCATGCGAATCGCGCGCGCCGAGCGTACGGTGACCTGCATTATCATTCCCAATGACGTGCAGGAGATGGAGGCGGTAGAGTCTCCCGAACGCAAGCACGGCAATGTCTACACAGGTATCGGCTACCGGGAGCCGTTGGAGATCCCCAAGGAGCAGGATTTGAAGGACGCCGCCGAGGTGCTCAATGCCGGCAAGAAGGTGGCCTTGCTGGTGGGTGCAGGCGCATTGCAGGCGACCGATGAGGTGATGGAAGTGGCGGATCTGCTCGGTGCGGGAGTCGCCAAAGCGCTGCTGGGCAAAGCCGTACTGCCGGATGGCCTGCCGTATGTCACAGGGTCTATTGGGCTGCTGGGTACCAAGCCAAGCTGGGAGATGATGAACACCTGCGATACGCTGTTCATGATCGGCAGCGGCTTTCCCTATTCGGAATTTTTGCCCAAGGAAGGCCAGGCCAAGGGTGTGCAGATCGACATCAAGGCGCGGCAGCTCAGTTCGCGGTTTGCGATGACGGTAAATCTGCAAGGCGACAGTGCGCGGACTTTGCGGGCGCTGATTCCTTTCCTGCATCGTAAAGTGGACCGAAGCTGGCGGAATCACATCGAGCAGACGGTGGCGGAGTGGTGGAAGGTGATGGAGGCCCGCGCGCACCACAGCGCCAATCCCATCAACCCGCAGCGCCTCTTCTGGGAACTCTCTTCGCGTCTTCCCGACAACTGCATTCTCACCTGTGACAGCGGCACCTCCGCCAGTTGGTTTGCGCGGGACTTGAAGATTCGGCGCGGCATGATGGCCTCGCTTTCGGGTAATCTGGCCACGATGTGCCCCGGTGTCCCGTATGCTATGGCCGCCAAGTTCGCCTATCCGGACCGCGTGGCCATTGCCTTGGTGGGCGACGGCGCCATGCAGATGCTAGGCATCAACTGCCTGATATCGATTGCCAAATACTGGAAAGAGTGGAAGGACCCGCGCCTCGTTGTGCTTGTGCTGAACAACCACGATCTGAATATGGTGACGTGGGAGCAGCGGATCATGAGCGGCGATCCGAAATTCCCGGCGTCGCAGGATATTATGCCGATTCCATATGCTCAGTTCGCGAATCTCCTCGGACTCGGCGGGATCATGCTGGACAATCCGGAGAAGATCGGTCACGCATGGGATGACGCGCTCAGCGCCGACCGTCCGGTGCTGATAGACGCGCACTGTGATCCGGACGTGCCGCCGATCCCGCCGCATATCTCTTTCGAGCAGGCCAAGGGCTTTATGTCCGCCATGTACAAGGGCGATCCCAACGCCAGAGGAGTGCTGACACAGACGGCCAAGGAATTGATCGATACCGAATTCACACGTTAG
- a CDS encoding FAD-binding and (Fe-S)-binding domain-containing protein — protein MTITAIRKAVRPSVVDVNVEALEKELRSTVDGEVRFDLASKAVYSTDASNYRQIPIGVVIPRSKEAVEAAVAACRHHGAPIVSRGGGTGLCGQTCNTAIVIDFSKYLNRILEIAPEARYARVEPGTILDDLRELAENPYHLTYGPDPATHTHCTFGGMIGNDSCGVHSVMAGRTADNVIELEILTYDGLRTRVGVTGDAEYSRILAEGGRKADIYRKLNNLRSRYAPLIRERYPKIPRRVSGYNLDNLLPENGFHVAQALVGSESTCVMILEATVRLVYSPPGRALLVLGYPDVYTAGDHVMEILQYRPIGLEGMDDVLIEYMRKKGMHPGDIKLLPEGKGWLLVEFGGETRQQAREAAQNAMRMLSHVPHPPQMRMFDDPAQETKLWKVRESGLGATANVPDMPLAWEGWEDAAVPPDRIGDYLRDFRALLNKYNYSSSLYGHFGGGCIHCRISFDLFTQEGIRKWTGFLDEASSLVVRYGGSFSAEHGDGQSKAIFLPKMYGPELMDAFREYKSIWDPEWKMNPGKVIDAYRPDQNLRLGPQFNPKVGDTHFQYPDDQGSFARAVLRCVGVGDCRRTHDAFMCPSFVATREEEHTTRGRARALFEMMRGEEITDGWKSDDVLKTLDLCLACMGCKKECPVNVDMATYKAEFLSHYYEGRLRPREHYSMGLIGYWAHLGAIVPELANFLTQTPALQPIAKALAGISPHRPIPKFARETFSHWHRAHRSPVMNGRAVVLYPDVFNDCFTPNSLKAAQRVLERWGYRVLVPSEPVGAIRPLIHYGMLNLAKKKIRQTLNILHPFIAHGLPMIVLEPSTATVFRDDVRNLLPQNEDGRRLKDSTFLLSEFVEQKGLRVPQLGGKAIFHGHCHQKASLNVDDARHMLRKMGLEIEEPQPGCCGMAGSFGLETRHYDLSMKIAKEHLLPAIEEAPRTTYLVADGFSCRSQIQEGTGRRGCIRRSCSTGHL, from the coding sequence ATGACCATTACCGCGATTCGTAAGGCCGTCCGACCCAGTGTGGTGGATGTGAATGTTGAGGCGCTCGAGAAGGAGTTGCGCTCGACTGTGGACGGTGAAGTCCGCTTCGACCTGGCCAGCAAAGCCGTCTACAGCACCGATGCCTCCAACTACCGGCAGATTCCCATCGGCGTGGTGATTCCCCGCAGTAAGGAAGCCGTGGAAGCCGCCGTCGCCGCCTGCCGGCACCACGGTGCGCCCATCGTGTCTCGCGGCGGCGGAACCGGACTCTGCGGACAGACCTGTAACACGGCCATCGTGATCGACTTTTCCAAGTATCTGAACCGTATTCTGGAAATCGCGCCGGAGGCACGCTATGCGCGCGTGGAGCCGGGGACGATTCTCGATGACCTGCGCGAGTTGGCCGAGAATCCCTATCATTTGACGTACGGCCCGGATCCGGCTACGCACACCCATTGCACCTTTGGCGGGATGATCGGCAATGACTCCTGCGGCGTACATTCGGTGATGGCAGGCCGCACAGCGGACAACGTGATTGAATTGGAGATTCTAACCTATGATGGCCTGCGCACCCGTGTTGGCGTGACCGGTGACGCGGAATATTCGCGGATCCTCGCTGAAGGTGGGCGCAAGGCGGACATCTATCGCAAGCTGAACAATCTGCGGTCGCGCTATGCTCCGTTGATCCGCGAGCGCTATCCGAAGATTCCCCGCCGGGTTTCCGGTTACAATCTCGATAATCTTTTGCCGGAAAACGGCTTTCACGTGGCTCAAGCTTTGGTGGGAAGCGAGAGCACCTGCGTGATGATTCTCGAGGCCACGGTGAGGCTGGTGTACAGCCCTCCGGGCCGAGCGTTGCTGGTGCTGGGCTATCCGGATGTCTACACCGCCGGCGATCATGTGATGGAAATTCTTCAGTACCGCCCCATTGGTCTGGAAGGGATGGACGACGTTCTCATTGAGTACATGCGCAAGAAGGGCATGCACCCCGGCGACATCAAGCTGCTGCCCGAAGGCAAAGGCTGGCTGTTGGTGGAATTCGGCGGCGAGACCCGGCAGCAGGCGAGGGAGGCGGCGCAGAATGCCATGCGGATGCTTAGCCATGTGCCCCATCCGCCCCAGATGCGAATGTTTGACGACCCCGCGCAGGAGACCAAGCTCTGGAAAGTGCGCGAGTCCGGCCTCGGCGCCACGGCCAATGTGCCCGACATGCCGCTGGCGTGGGAAGGCTGGGAAGATGCCGCGGTGCCGCCGGATCGCATCGGCGATTATCTGAGGGATTTCCGCGCGCTGCTGAATAAGTACAACTATTCTTCGTCACTCTATGGACATTTCGGCGGCGGCTGCATTCATTGCCGGATTTCGTTTGACCTTTTCACGCAGGAAGGTATCCGTAAGTGGACGGGGTTTCTCGATGAGGCCTCAAGTCTTGTCGTCCGCTACGGTGGATCTTTCAGCGCGGAGCACGGCGACGGCCAGTCCAAAGCGATCTTCCTGCCCAAGATGTACGGCCCGGAGTTAATGGATGCTTTCCGGGAATACAAATCCATCTGGGATCCGGAGTGGAAGATGAATCCGGGCAAGGTCATCGATGCCTACCGTCCCGACCAGAATCTGCGGCTCGGTCCGCAGTTTAATCCCAAGGTGGGCGATACCCACTTCCAGTATCCCGATGATCAGGGCAGCTTTGCCCGGGCCGTGCTGCGCTGCGTGGGTGTGGGAGACTGCCGCCGCACGCATGATGCCTTCATGTGTCCCAGTTTTGTGGCCACGCGGGAGGAAGAGCATACCACACGTGGCCGTGCGCGGGCGCTCTTCGAAATGATGCGCGGCGAGGAGATTACGGACGGTTGGAAGAGCGACGACGTGCTAAAGACTCTTGATCTATGCCTTGCCTGCATGGGCTGCAAGAAGGAGTGCCCGGTCAATGTGGACATGGCCACGTATAAGGCCGAATTCCTGTCTCACTACTATGAAGGACGGCTGCGCCCGCGCGAACACTATTCCATGGGGCTTATCGGCTATTGGGCGCACCTCGGAGCCATCGTTCCCGAACTGGCCAATTTTCTCACCCAGACGCCGGCGTTGCAGCCGATTGCAAAGGCCTTAGCGGGAATTTCGCCGCATCGTCCCATTCCGAAATTCGCGCGCGAGACCTTCAGCCACTGGCATCGCGCCCATCGCTCGCCGGTGATGAATGGCCGCGCGGTGGTGCTTTATCCCGATGTGTTTAACGACTGCTTTACGCCCAACAGCCTGAAGGCGGCGCAGCGTGTACTCGAGCGCTGGGGATACCGCGTGCTGGTGCCGAGCGAACCCGTCGGCGCGATTCGCCCGCTGATTCACTACGGCATGTTGAATCTCGCCAAGAAGAAGATCCGCCAGACTCTGAACATTCTGCATCCGTTCATTGCTCACGGCCTGCCGATGATTGTGCTCGAGCCCAGCACGGCCACGGTCTTCCGCGATGACGTTCGCAATCTGCTGCCGCAAAACGAAGACGGACGCCGCTTGAAGGACAGCACCTTTCTGCTCAGCGAGTTCGTGGAGCAGAAGGGCCTGCGGGTGCCGCAGCTTGGAGGCAAAGCAATCTTTCATGGCCATTGCCATCAGAAGGCCTCCTTGAACGTGGACGACGCACGGCACATGTTGCGCAAAATGGGGCTCGAGATCGAAGAGCCGCAGCCCGGCTGCTGCGGCATGGCGGGTTCCTTCGGATTGGAGACCCGCCACTATGACCTGTCGATGAAGATCGCCAAGGAGCATCTGCTTCCCGCCATAGAGGAGGCGCCGCGCACCACCTATCTGGTGGCGGACGGATTCAGTTGCCGCAGCCAGATTCAGGAAGGGACGGGCCGCCGGGGCTGCATACGGCGGAGCTGCTCTACCGGGCATTTGTAA
- a CDS encoding DUF2231 domain-containing protein: MASPASIAKHPLHPMLIAFPIGLWVFSFVSDIVFLASGNDAWSLVAYYTMGGGIIGALVAAMPGFIDYLSLSQPRVKNLATWHMVINLTIVVIFIIDFSLRMRNPLTHGLPFILSILGVLLLGLSGWLGGELVYVHGVAVEQQK, translated from the coding sequence ATGGCCAGTCCCGCCAGTATTGCCAAGCACCCTTTGCACCCGATGCTGATCGCTTTTCCCATCGGTCTGTGGGTTTTCTCCTTCGTGTCGGATATTGTCTTTCTCGCGTCGGGAAATGACGCCTGGAGTCTTGTCGCCTATTACACGATGGGCGGCGGCATTATCGGCGCGCTCGTCGCCGCCATGCCCGGCTTCATCGATTATCTTTCACTGTCGCAGCCCCGCGTGAAGAATCTGGCCACCTGGCACATGGTCATCAATCTGACTATCGTGGTGATCTTCATCATTGATTTTTCCCTGCGCATGAGAAACCCGCTGACGCACGGGCTGCCTTTCATCCTCAGCATTCTCGGAGTGCTGCTGCTGGGGCTCTCCGGATGGCTGGGCGGGGAACTGGTGTACGTGCACGGCGTGGCTGTGGAACAGCAGAAGTAG
- a CDS encoding sensory rhodopsin transducer — MEHRALGHKVWAIADGYIPGWSNGPTPQMLSHEAVCILNTSERDAHVTLTLYFKDRNPAGPYRLTVSGKRTLHTRFNNLTDPEPVPTDTDYACLIESDIPIIVQHTRLDSRQAENGLFSTMACPLD; from the coding sequence ATGGAACACCGCGCTTTGGGACACAAGGTGTGGGCAATTGCCGACGGCTACATTCCGGGCTGGAGCAATGGCCCCACTCCGCAGATGCTCAGTCATGAGGCCGTGTGTATTCTGAATACCTCGGAACGCGACGCGCATGTCACGCTCACGCTCTATTTCAAAGACCGCAATCCGGCGGGGCCCTACAGGCTTACGGTCTCCGGGAAGCGCACGCTCCACACACGCTTCAATAACCTCACCGACCCCGAACCCGTGCCCACCGACACCGATTACGCGTGCCTGATCGAATCCGATATTCCGATCATCGTACAGCATACCCGTCTGGATTCCCGCCAGGCGGAAAACGGACTGTTCAGCACCATGGCCTGTCCACTGGATTAG
- a CDS encoding glycosyltransferase: protein MRIVITTTLNDNLFYAKLVPLLRSRPDIELIVVTDRQGPAYEGVRWVWPQGMVAKFGRLGGRLLLLIKEIFHPRTRLVMAYNLVPHGMFATALAKLRRRPVFLHFIAGAAEVHFAHNPKISHNRIIFRSKHPERIERWANRTAHKVDKIFVPGHMTADFLLQHSFPASQIEFLHSTVDPAIYYYGQEQRDLDVTVVAQILENKRPIYTLEALAEIKRQRPEANFCWLGDGPMHDEFAAAVERLGLKDSLTWTITNDVAPYYRRSKVFMLCSMSEGLSLGCMEAMGCGVVPVTSDVGDMREVVRPEETGQPVAVDSPSQAFADAALRFLNDETLWKKYSENSARLIEAEHSFPSAISAWRKLLEPLDR from the coding sequence TTGCGGATAGTCATTACCACGACCCTCAACGACAACCTGTTCTACGCCAAGCTGGTGCCGCTTCTGCGTTCCCGGCCGGATATTGAACTGATTGTCGTCACGGACCGGCAGGGGCCTGCCTACGAAGGCGTGCGCTGGGTCTGGCCGCAAGGGATGGTAGCGAAGTTCGGGCGGCTGGGCGGACGGTTGCTGCTGCTGATCAAAGAGATCTTCCATCCCCGCACGCGGCTGGTGATGGCCTACAATCTGGTGCCTCACGGCATGTTTGCCACGGCACTGGCGAAGTTGCGGCGGCGGCCTGTGTTTCTGCACTTCATCGCAGGTGCAGCTGAGGTTCACTTTGCGCACAACCCGAAGATCAGCCACAACCGCATCATCTTTCGCAGCAAGCATCCGGAGCGCATCGAACGCTGGGCCAACCGCACGGCGCACAAGGTGGATAAGATCTTCGTGCCGGGACACATGACCGCAGATTTTCTGCTGCAGCACAGTTTTCCCGCATCGCAGATTGAGTTTCTGCACAGCACCGTAGATCCGGCCATCTACTACTATGGACAGGAGCAGCGCGATCTCGATGTGACCGTGGTGGCGCAGATTCTCGAGAACAAGCGTCCGATCTACACGCTGGAAGCTCTGGCAGAAATCAAGCGGCAGCGGCCGGAGGCAAACTTCTGCTGGCTGGGCGACGGGCCCATGCATGATGAATTCGCCGCCGCAGTGGAGCGATTGGGGCTGAAGGATTCCCTGACGTGGACGATCACCAACGATGTCGCGCCGTATTACCGCCGCTCCAAGGTGTTCATGCTGTGTTCGATGAGTGAAGGATTGTCTCTCGGCTGCATGGAGGCCATGGGCTGCGGTGTGGTGCCGGTGACGTCAGACGTAGGAGATATGCGCGAGGTGGTGAGGCCGGAGGAAACGGGACAACCCGTTGCGGTGGATTCGCCATCCCAAGCCTTTGCCGATGCGGCGCTGCGCTTCCTGAATGACGAAACGTTGTGGAAGAAGTATTCTGAGAATTCGGCGCGACTGATTGAAGCGGAGCACAGCTTTCCCTCCGCCATCAGCGCCTGGCGGAAACTGCTTGAGCCGCTGGACCGGTAA